The Maylandia zebra isolate NMK-2024a linkage group LG4, Mzebra_GT3a, whole genome shotgun sequence genome includes a window with the following:
- the LOC143418292 gene encoding uncharacterized protein LOC143418292: protein MYCGEQSSSVKDVLAVPGSIRSSRGMSSLVSFTTCSRSCAWMTADSSAITVGQFEDLLPLVGPSIARLDTNYRRSIPPAERLSVCLRFLVTGDSFRTIAFSFRVGVSTVSQITPQAVTSIWDCLVDDFMAVPSPGDWRSITEGFQERWNFPLCCAALDGKHIQTKAPHISYRRHTH, encoded by the exons atgtactgtggagagcagagcagcagcgtaaaagacgtcctcgccgtacctgggtccatcaggtcctccagaggcatgagcagtttggtgagtttcaccacttgctccaggagctgcgcctggatgacggccgattccagcgctatcaccgtcggccagtttgaggacctgcttcccctcgtcggtcccagcattgcccgcctagacaccaactacagacgctcaatcccacctgcagagcgcctgtccgtctgcctgag gttccttgtcaccggggactccttcaggaccatcgcgttcagtttcagagtcggtgtgtccacggtgagccagatcaccccccaggcagtgacgtccatctgggactgtctagtggacgacttcatggctgtgccttcacctggagactggcggtccatcacagagggattccaggagcgctggaacttccctctgtgctgtgcagctctggatgggaagcacatccagacaaaggcaccccatatatcatataggagacacacacattga